In Flavivirga abyssicola, the following are encoded in one genomic region:
- a CDS encoding ABC transporter ATP-binding protein, protein MEGREVLVTLEGVSKKFCKDFKTSLWYGVKDLLSNVKGNKKERSLRPKEFWAVKDINFELRRGDCLGLVGNNGAGKSTLLKILNGLISPDAGTITIKGRVGALIELGAGFNPILSGRENIYNNGAILGFSRKEIDTKLNEIINFAELEEFIDMPVQNYSSGMKVRLGFAVAAQMEPDVLIIDEVLAVGDVGFRIKCMNRISEMLNNCAVIFVSHSMPQIARICTKGLLIENGKKKLLTDNVGELVEGYYKLFEDNYKSNEINPYGIEINNFKVNGFEVNKDGVSLNLKKEESIEVAFSFKCPLEIKSFSVHLPITDEQMIHVALTSSLVNLGTSSNHGGDISVKCKIPCSFTNGKFYSGITIIETLGGPEHFNIGKTLYKKENCFKFFVNNSPLTTSVPILLNSKFSINNE, encoded by the coding sequence ATGGAAGGTAGAGAAGTTTTAGTAACGTTAGAAGGAGTAAGTAAAAAATTCTGTAAAGATTTTAAAACTAGTTTATGGTATGGTGTTAAAGATTTATTAAGTAATGTAAAAGGGAATAAGAAGGAAAGATCATTACGACCAAAAGAATTTTGGGCCGTTAAAGATATTAATTTCGAGTTACGCCGTGGTGATTGTTTGGGTCTCGTAGGAAACAATGGTGCTGGAAAATCTACATTGTTAAAAATTTTGAATGGTTTAATTAGTCCAGATGCAGGAACAATAACAATAAAAGGACGCGTTGGGGCTCTTATAGAGTTGGGTGCAGGCTTTAATCCTATATTATCCGGTAGAGAAAATATATATAACAATGGGGCTATATTAGGGTTTAGTCGAAAAGAAATAGATACAAAGCTAAACGAAATCATCAATTTTGCAGAATTAGAAGAATTTATTGATATGCCAGTACAAAATTACAGTTCTGGTATGAAAGTACGTTTGGGTTTTGCTGTAGCAGCTCAAATGGAACCAGATGTTCTTATTATTGATGAGGTATTAGCTGTGGGAGATGTCGGTTTTAGAATAAAATGTATGAATAGAATTTCTGAGATGCTGAATAATTGTGCTGTAATATTTGTCTCTCATTCTATGCCCCAAATAGCTCGAATTTGTACAAAGGGATTATTGATTGAGAACGGTAAGAAAAAGTTGTTAACAGATAACGTAGGAGAACTTGTGGAAGGGTATTATAAACTTTTTGAAGATAATTATAAGTCCAATGAAATAAATCCGTACGGAATTGAGATTAATAATTTCAAAGTTAATGGATTTGAAGTTAATAAAGATGGTGTTTCACTAAATTTAAAGAAAGAGGAAAGCATAGAAGTTGCTTTTTCATTTAAATGTCCCTTAGAGATAAAATCATTTTCTGTTCATTTACCAATAACAGATGAGCAAATGATCCATGTTGCTTTAACATCTTCTTTGGTCAATTTAGGAACTAGTTCAAACCATGGAGGTGATATTTCAGTAAAATGTAAAATTCCCTGCTCCTTTACTAATGGCAAATTTTATTCAGGTATTACGATTATAGAAACTTTAGGCGGTCCTGAGCATTTTAACATTGGAAAAACGTTATACAAAAAGGAAAATTGTTTTAAGTTTTTTGTTAATAATTCACCTTTAACAACATCTGTTCCAATTTTATTAAACTCTAAATTTTCTATAAATAATGAATAA
- a CDS encoding ABC transporter permease — protein MESKIYKKGNNLSALKLLRNSLIDIYSSRFLARQFAERDIKAQYRQSYLGILWAFIPPLATAFVWVFLNSTGTVKLSETGIPYPLYAFTGTLIWSIIVSAINTPLQSTNAARGIMTKINFPKEALIISGIYKLLFNSAIKILLLLLFVIFYGVGFNWSLLLLPFAIFGAILFGITIGVLIAPIGLLYTDVKRLISFGMQFLMYITPVVYAIPQKGLMNIFMTWNPITPMILTTRDLIVGVNSGYLSYFFIVLACSIPFLLIGLIFYRISIPIIVERLSA, from the coding sequence TTGGAATCTAAAATATATAAAAAAGGAAATAACTTAAGTGCATTAAAACTCTTAAGGAATAGTTTGATAGATATTTATAGTTCTAGATTTTTGGCACGCCAATTCGCAGAACGAGACATAAAGGCACAGTACAGGCAGTCTTATTTAGGGATTTTATGGGCTTTTATACCCCCCTTAGCAACTGCATTTGTTTGGGTTTTTTTAAATAGTACAGGTACAGTAAAACTTTCAGAAACGGGAATTCCTTATCCACTCTATGCATTCACAGGAACATTAATTTGGTCCATAATTGTATCAGCAATAAATACGCCCTTACAAAGTACTAATGCAGCAAGAGGTATTATGACAAAAATTAATTTCCCAAAAGAAGCCTTAATCATTTCTGGTATTTATAAATTGTTATTTAATAGTGCCATTAAAATTTTACTTCTCTTGTTATTTGTTATCTTTTATGGAGTTGGTTTTAATTGGAGTTTATTGTTACTACCATTTGCAATTTTTGGAGCAATTTTGTTTGGTATTACTATAGGGGTGCTTATTGCTCCAATAGGCCTATTGTATACAGATGTAAAAAGGCTTATTTCTTTTGGAATGCAATTTTTAATGTATATAACTCCAGTTGTTTATGCTATACCTCAAAAAGGGCTTATGAATATTTTTATGACTTGGAATCCAATAACTCCCATGATTTTAACTACTAGAGATTTGATAGTTGGTGTAAATTCTGGTTATCTATCTTATTTTTTCATAGTCTTAGCATGTAGTATTCCATTTTTACTAATTGGGCTAATTTTTTATCGTATTTCCATCCCTATTATTGTAGAACGTTTAAGTGCTTAA
- a CDS encoding exopolysaccharide transport family protein, whose protein sequence is MEEEFDVPESASTSTFDIKAFVIRVLSYWKLFVLFIGVGVFIVYQQNIRKQQSYRLGTQISIENESNPLFTSTTSLTFNWGGVSDKVQTIMNSLRSRSIHEKVVDNLEFYVTYLKQSRFRKDDIYSYAPFKIDLIPNTNQLLNTPVRVTFLDNNKYELYINFESNLVQAQNFTDKSKVDLDIPLGEIRKEFNLGDTIQLPYLNGVVYLKEGRKTTLNEEYYLKFNNFDGVVSNYRRKLSIDNPKNSPILNLSIVDVNKAKIVDYLNETVKVLSEDQLNRKNQFVTNTIEFIDGQLDRVKSQLTSNADSLNDYKQRNKIFNLNDESIAINNKLTSLELEKDNNKRKIAYYASLKTYLETSDTFTEVPAPAIAGLEDSNIVSNISKINSLSVQKSKYSSTVRKDATIFADLDREIDGLKAVLLENISSATNEIKRESQSIDVKIAQEESKIRKLPKAQQELFDIQRQYSLSERTYNMFLAKRGEADIIKSASVSDILIIDKAKDTGARPIDLKLSSRYLFAIIGGLLPPLLLAFLLTFFDTKIHTPQTLENLSKIPLLGVVGKNNLENNLVVHLKPKSTIAEAFRAIRSSLQYMYKKHNLQGTKTVVVTSSVSGEGKTFCSINIATVFAMSGKKTVLVGLDLRKPKIFGDFEIENDIGAVNYLIGQKTFDEVLQHTKVSNLDVITSGPIPPNPSELLISETMDSLMEKLKENYDYIVLDTPPIGLVADALELIEYADASIYVIRQDYTKKGMINLINDKYSKGEIQNLSFLYNGYNQKGKYGYGYGYGYGYGYGYGSYANGYHDNEEKEKKIKTVIKSFFK, encoded by the coding sequence ATGGAAGAAGAATTTGATGTGCCTGAGTCAGCATCAACGTCAACATTTGATATAAAAGCTTTTGTAATTAGAGTTTTAAGTTATTGGAAGTTATTTGTATTGTTTATTGGTGTTGGTGTTTTTATAGTGTATCAACAAAATATTCGAAAACAGCAATCCTATAGGTTAGGTACTCAAATTTCAATTGAAAATGAATCCAATCCATTATTTACATCAACAACCAGTTTAACCTTTAATTGGGGTGGTGTTTCTGATAAAGTACAGACAATCATGAATTCTCTAAGATCTCGATCTATTCATGAAAAAGTTGTTGACAATCTTGAGTTTTATGTTACATACTTAAAACAATCCAGATTTAGAAAAGACGATATATATTCCTATGCCCCCTTTAAAATTGATTTAATACCTAATACAAATCAATTGTTAAACACCCCTGTAAGAGTTACGTTTCTTGATAATAATAAGTATGAACTTTATATTAATTTTGAATCTAATTTAGTTCAGGCTCAGAATTTTACTGATAAAAGTAAAGTTGACTTAGATATCCCTTTAGGAGAAATTAGAAAGGAATTTAATTTAGGCGATACTATACAACTCCCTTATTTAAATGGCGTTGTATATTTAAAAGAAGGTCGTAAAACCACATTGAATGAAGAATACTATTTAAAGTTTAATAATTTTGATGGAGTAGTGAGCAATTATAGAAGAAAATTGTCCATAGATAATCCAAAAAACTCTCCTATATTAAATTTAAGTATTGTAGATGTTAATAAAGCTAAAATTGTTGATTATTTAAATGAAACTGTAAAAGTTTTAAGTGAAGACCAACTTAACAGAAAAAATCAATTTGTAACAAATACAATAGAGTTTATTGATGGGCAATTAGACAGAGTTAAATCACAATTAACTTCAAATGCCGATTCTTTAAATGATTATAAACAAAGGAATAAGATATTTAATTTAAATGATGAAAGTATTGCTATAAATAATAAATTAACTTCATTGGAGTTAGAAAAAGATAATAATAAAAGAAAAATTGCCTACTATGCTAGTTTAAAAACTTACCTTGAAACTAGTGATACGTTTACAGAAGTGCCAGCTCCAGCGATTGCTGGTCTTGAAGACTCTAATATAGTTTCTAACATAAGTAAGATTAATAGCTTATCAGTACAGAAATCAAAATATAGTTCAACGGTTAGAAAAGATGCCACTATTTTTGCTGACCTTGATAGGGAAATAGATGGTTTAAAAGCGGTGCTTTTAGAAAATATTAGCTCAGCAACCAATGAGATAAAAAGAGAATCGCAATCTATAGATGTAAAAATTGCTCAAGAAGAATCAAAAATAAGAAAATTGCCTAAAGCACAACAAGAATTGTTTGATATACAAAGGCAATATTCATTAAGCGAGCGAACATATAATATGTTTTTAGCTAAACGAGGTGAAGCCGATATCATTAAATCTGCAAGTGTTTCTGATATATTGATAATTGATAAAGCAAAAGATACAGGTGCAAGACCTATAGATTTAAAATTAAGTTCTCGCTATTTATTTGCAATTATTGGAGGGCTATTACCTCCTTTATTACTCGCATTTTTATTAACTTTTTTCGATACTAAAATACATACTCCTCAAACTTTGGAAAATCTGTCTAAGATTCCTTTGTTAGGTGTTGTAGGAAAAAATAATTTAGAAAATAATTTAGTGGTTCATTTAAAGCCAAAATCGACTATTGCAGAAGCTTTTAGAGCAATACGGTCTAGTTTGCAGTACATGTATAAAAAACATAATTTACAAGGGACAAAGACTGTGGTAGTTACTTCTTCTGTTAGCGGAGAAGGGAAAACATTTTGTTCAATAAATATTGCCACTGTGTTTGCTATGAGTGGAAAAAAAACGGTATTAGTAGGTTTAGATTTAAGAAAACCGAAGATATTTGGAGATTTTGAAATTGAGAATGATATTGGAGCAGTTAATTATTTGATTGGACAAAAGACATTTGATGAGGTTTTACAGCATACTAAGGTGTCCAATTTAGATGTGATTACATCTGGACCTATTCCTCCAAACCCGTCAGAGTTACTTATATCTGAAACTATGGATTCACTGATGGAAAAGCTAAAAGAAAACTATGATTATATTGTTTTAGATACGCCTCCTATAGGTTTAGTTGCTGATGCTTTAGAACTTATAGAATATGCTGATGCTTCTATTTATGTTATTAGGCAAGATTATACCAAAAAAGGTATGATTAATCTTATAAATGATAAGTACAGTAAAGGAGAAATACAGAACCTAAGTTTTCTTTATAATGGCTATAATCAAAAGGGTAAATACGGTTACGGCTATGGTTATGGTTATGGCTATGGTTATGGTTATGGAAGTTATGCCAATGGTTACCATGATAACGAAGAAAAGGAGAAAAAGATCAAAACTGTAATAAAGTCATTTTTTAAATAA
- a CDS encoding methyltransferase domain-containing protein, with the protein MNKCPLCQSQINELLYTNSRGNKYLENYVCDNCGFIYTYPRISNEEINRLYLEGVFSKEARKSSEPDLKKFRQTETWALERLHLLEQKLPVFFSSPKTCLEIGCGTGSFSWLLRSRGHNVKGIEPDSVFVNSALKRYDIDVETLLFDDFNDSKMYDFICNFHVIEHVLDPRQFVKNMYQRLKSNGCIYIECPTIDNIYTNDLDTFFWDVHVNTFSNRSLSRLLESEGFSVNEVFMSRGFVSVIASKGVEGKNSSDNKEKERVLEIVRKAKKNKYEDNTKNNTLRKYKRKLKGFVLSNKKNAIIKKNLKKILKNNNSINVLPQIKLIDSKKYSKSLFHVSAFNYVNAGDTLLPLALQDTWCEVDNSLSWNNQQVYPIVNLKLVEKINKSKGLIIGGGGLFLKDTNANNISGWQWPCSIEMLSKIKVPIVFYAVGYNRFRDQEEFEPFFKENIKAFTEKAVYLGLRNTGSIEAIKKYLPDYLHTKLRFQPCMTTFLSELYSNQIDFSKEKENFVAFNVAFDRSHLRFGKKIGNILTDISIVLKELSELIPLKFYSHMYSDESIIPFLQSHDVKYELVRLNDSHPKRIVEEYIKPKLVIGMRGHAQMIPFGCKTPILSIISHNKMKWFLDDIDKPEWGVDVLNPNFRNEFKAKALEALSEIDSRISYIEKKQKELYLLSLKNVDEGLIAMKKQV; encoded by the coding sequence ATGAATAAGTGTCCTTTATGTCAATCACAAATAAATGAGTTACTTTATACAAATTCAAGAGGTAATAAATATCTTGAAAATTATGTTTGTGATAACTGTGGGTTTATATATACTTATCCTCGTATTTCCAATGAAGAAATAAATCGATTATACTTAGAAGGAGTTTTTTCTAAAGAGGCAAGGAAATCTAGTGAACCAGATTTAAAAAAGTTTAGGCAAACAGAAACCTGGGCATTAGAACGATTACATCTTCTTGAACAAAAGCTTCCAGTTTTTTTTTCATCTCCTAAAACTTGTTTGGAAATTGGATGTGGAACCGGAAGTTTTTCTTGGTTACTTAGGAGTAGAGGACATAATGTTAAAGGTATAGAACCAGATTCCGTATTTGTAAATAGTGCTCTTAAAAGATATGATATAGATGTAGAAACGTTGCTTTTTGATGATTTTAATGATTCAAAAATGTACGATTTTATATGTAATTTTCATGTGATAGAACATGTCTTAGATCCTCGCCAATTTGTGAAAAACATGTATCAAAGATTAAAAAGTAATGGGTGTATTTATATTGAATGCCCAACAATAGATAATATATATACTAATGATTTAGATACTTTTTTTTGGGATGTACATGTTAACACATTTTCTAATAGAAGTTTGTCAAGGCTTTTAGAAAGCGAGGGGTTTTCTGTAAATGAGGTTTTTATGAGCAGAGGATTCGTTTCAGTTATAGCATCTAAAGGAGTTGAGGGAAAAAATAGTTCTGATAATAAAGAAAAAGAAAGGGTCTTAGAAATAGTAAGAAAAGCGAAAAAAAATAAATATGAAGACAATACAAAAAATAATACTCTTCGCAAATATAAAAGAAAGTTAAAAGGTTTTGTTTTAAGTAATAAAAAGAATGCGATCATTAAAAAAAATCTAAAAAAAATATTAAAGAATAATAATTCTATTAATGTTTTGCCTCAAATAAAACTTATTGATTCTAAAAAATATAGCAAGTCGCTATTTCATGTTTCGGCTTTTAATTATGTAAATGCAGGAGATACTTTACTTCCTTTAGCTCTACAAGATACTTGGTGTGAAGTTGATAATTCATTGAGCTGGAATAACCAGCAAGTTTATCCAATAGTTAATTTAAAATTAGTTGAAAAAATAAATAAATCTAAAGGCCTAATTATAGGAGGAGGAGGACTATTTTTAAAAGATACTAATGCAAATAATATTAGTGGTTGGCAATGGCCATGTTCAATAGAAATGTTATCTAAAATAAAAGTCCCTATTGTATTTTATGCGGTAGGATATAATAGATTTAGAGATCAAGAAGAATTTGAGCCATTTTTCAAAGAAAATATAAAGGCTTTTACAGAAAAGGCTGTCTATCTTGGTTTAAGAAACACAGGAAGTATAGAAGCTATCAAAAAATATTTACCAGATTATTTACATACTAAACTGAGATTTCAACCTTGCATGACCACCTTTTTATCTGAACTTTATTCAAATCAAATTGATTTTAGTAAAGAAAAGGAAAATTTTGTGGCTTTCAATGTTGCATTTGATCGTTCACATTTGAGATTTGGTAAAAAGATAGGAAACATTTTAACCGATATATCAATTGTTTTAAAGGAACTTTCAGAATTAATTCCATTGAAATTTTACAGCCATATGTATTCAGATGAATCCATAATTCCATTTCTGCAAAGTCATGACGTAAAATATGAATTAGTTAGATTAAATGATTCGCATCCAAAAAGAATTGTAGAGGAATATATAAAACCAAAACTTGTAATAGGAATGAGAGGGCATGCACAAATGATTCCTTTTGGTTGTAAAACACCTATATTATCAATAATATCTCATAACAAAATGAAATGGTTTTTAGATGATATTGATAAACCCGAATGGGGGGTTGATGTTTTAAATCCTAATTTTAGGAATGAATTTAAAGCAAAAGCCTTAGAGGCACTTTCAGAAATAGATAGTAGAATTTCCTATATTGAAAAAAAGCAAAAGGAACTTTACTTATTATCTCTAAAGAATGTCGATGAAGGTCTAATTGCCATGAAAAAACAGGTTTAA
- the gmd gene encoding GDP-mannose 4,6-dehydratase yields the protein MKKALITGVTGQDGAYLAELLLGKGYEVHGIKRRASLLNTDRVDHLYQDPHEKGVRFRLHYGDLSDSMNITRIIQEVQPDEIYNLGAMSHVKVSFDTPEYTANIDGLGTLRILEAVRLLGLSSKTRIYQASTSELYGLVQAIPQNENTPFYPRSPYGVAKLYGYWITVNYREAYNIYACNGILFNHESPLRGETFVTRKITRAASKIALGLQDVLYIGNLNAKRDWGHAKDYVEAMWLMLQQDEAEDYVIATGVTTTVREFVKMAFSHVGISLKFSGINEKEIGEVVACSNPDYQIPVGQIIIKIDPEYYRPTEVDLLVGDASKCKQKLKWSPKYDLKALVEDMMISDLKLFKEK from the coding sequence ATGAAAAAAGCCTTAATAACAGGAGTAACAGGGCAAGATGGTGCATATTTGGCAGAATTGCTTCTTGGCAAAGGGTATGAAGTGCATGGTATTAAGAGACGAGCTTCGTTGTTAAATACAGATAGGGTTGACCACTTATACCAGGATCCACATGAAAAAGGTGTGCGCTTTAGATTACACTATGGTGATTTAAGTGATTCTATGAATATAACTAGAATTATTCAAGAAGTTCAACCCGACGAAATCTATAATTTAGGAGCTATGTCTCATGTAAAGGTGAGTTTTGATACACCAGAATATACTGCTAATATCGATGGTTTAGGGACATTAAGAATCTTAGAAGCTGTACGATTATTAGGTTTATCATCAAAAACGCGTATTTATCAAGCTTCAACTTCAGAGTTATATGGTTTGGTACAAGCCATACCACAAAACGAAAACACTCCGTTTTATCCACGTAGCCCTTATGGAGTTGCTAAGTTGTATGGATATTGGATTACAGTTAATTATAGAGAAGCTTATAATATATATGCTTGTAATGGTATATTGTTTAACCATGAGTCTCCATTACGAGGAGAAACATTTGTTACCCGTAAAATAACAAGAGCAGCTTCTAAAATCGCATTAGGTTTACAAGATGTATTATATATAGGTAATTTAAATGCAAAACGAGATTGGGGTCACGCCAAAGATTATGTAGAAGCCATGTGGCTAATGTTGCAACAAGATGAAGCAGAAGATTATGTGATCGCCACTGGTGTAACAACTACTGTGCGTGAGTTTGTGAAAATGGCATTTAGTCATGTTGGAATCAGTTTGAAGTTTAGTGGAATTAATGAGAAGGAGATAGGAGAAGTAGTAGCATGTTCAAATCCAGACTATCAAATACCTGTTGGTCAAATAATAATTAAAATAGATCCTGAGTATTATAGACCAACAGAAGTAGATTTATTAGTTGGTGATGCTTCAAAATGTAAACAAAAATTAAAATGGTCACCAAAATACGATCTTAAAGCTTTAGTTGAGGATATGATGATTTCCGATTTAAAGTTATTTAAAGAA